One Oenanthe melanoleuca isolate GR-GAL-2019-014 chromosome 3, OMel1.0, whole genome shotgun sequence DNA segment encodes these proteins:
- the LOC130251383 gene encoding protein scribble homolog isoform X1: MFSFPQDSIKWLPKSPKLYSGHNWSSQGSRWASLRGKEGFHGDNLYKFSSANGKWREGRISPEQEAEELEDPDDEPISKFSGSLFGSGDNVRDQRSFRAAFQEKQKLAVQGKAVPGCHPKGQLGVEPPRALDVPQTPLKVTITVCSQMGSLGISIAGGKGSSSCKESDEGILIARLPKDGPPDLAGVQAGDRVAEATFVSEPAVLDAGPAEASPKGSPFPTVNHVITIPRIILTRPSTSDEDAEQLPPDPDDFEPEEPDSTGGHAYSDCLSSAFYPP; the protein is encoded by the exons atgttctcttTCCCTCAGGACTCTATTAAGTGGCTTCCCAAGTCTCCTAAGCTGTACAGTGGCCATAACTGGAGCTCCCAGGGCTCTCGCTGGGCCTCGTTGAGAGGAAAGGAAGGTTTTCATGGTGATAACCTGTACAAATTCAGCTCTGCTAATGGGAaatggagagaaggaaggatCAGTCCTGAGCAAGAAGCAGAGGAGCTCGAGGATCCTGATGAT GAACCTATTTCCAAGTTTTCCGGCAGCCTTTTTGGTAGCGGCGATAACGTGAGAGACCAGAGGAGTTTCAGAGCAGCGttccaggagaagcagaagctggcagtgcaggggaaGGCTGTGCCAGGATGCCACCCCAAGGGGCAGCTTGGGGTCGAGCCGCCGCGCGCGCTGGACGTGCCGCAAACCCCGCTCAAG GTAACCATTACTGTGTGCAGTCAAATGGGGAGTCTTGGTATTAGCATTGCTGGTGGAAAGGGCTCATCTTCATGTAAAGAAAGTGATGAG GGGATCCTGATTGCACGGCTGCCAAAAGATGGTCCACCAGACTTGGCTGGGGTACAAGCAGGAGACAGAGTGGCTGAG gccACCTTTGTTTCAGAGCCTGCTGTCCTTGATGCTGGTCCTGCTGAAGCTTCCCCCAAGGGCAGTCCCTTCCCTACAGTCAACCATGTCATAACA ATACCTCGGATAATCCTCACACGCCCCTCCACTTCAGATGAAGATGCTGAGCAGCTGCCCCCAGACCCTGATGACTTTGAGCCCGAGGAGCCTGACAGCACAGGAGGCCATGCCTATTCAGACTGTCTGAGCAGTGCTTTTTATCCTCCCTAA
- the LOC130251383 gene encoding uncharacterized protein LOC130251383 isoform X2 → MFSFPQDSIKWLPKSPKLYSGHNWSSQGSRWASLRGKEGFHGDNLYKFSSANGKWREGRISPEQEAEELEDPDDEPISKFSGSLFGSGDNVRDQRSFRAAFQEKQKLAVQGKAVPGCHPKGQLGVEPPRALDVPQTPLKGILIARLPKDGPPDLAGVQAGDRVAEATFVSEPAVLDAGPAEASPKGSPFPTVNHVITIPRIILTRPSTSDEDAEQLPPDPDDFEPEEPDSTGGHAYSDCLSSAFYPP, encoded by the exons atgttctcttTCCCTCAGGACTCTATTAAGTGGCTTCCCAAGTCTCCTAAGCTGTACAGTGGCCATAACTGGAGCTCCCAGGGCTCTCGCTGGGCCTCGTTGAGAGGAAAGGAAGGTTTTCATGGTGATAACCTGTACAAATTCAGCTCTGCTAATGGGAaatggagagaaggaaggatCAGTCCTGAGCAAGAAGCAGAGGAGCTCGAGGATCCTGATGAT GAACCTATTTCCAAGTTTTCCGGCAGCCTTTTTGGTAGCGGCGATAACGTGAGAGACCAGAGGAGTTTCAGAGCAGCGttccaggagaagcagaagctggcagtgcaggggaaGGCTGTGCCAGGATGCCACCCCAAGGGGCAGCTTGGGGTCGAGCCGCCGCGCGCGCTGGACGTGCCGCAAACCCCGCTCAAG GGGATCCTGATTGCACGGCTGCCAAAAGATGGTCCACCAGACTTGGCTGGGGTACAAGCAGGAGACAGAGTGGCTGAG gccACCTTTGTTTCAGAGCCTGCTGTCCTTGATGCTGGTCCTGCTGAAGCTTCCCCCAAGGGCAGTCCCTTCCCTACAGTCAACCATGTCATAACA ATACCTCGGATAATCCTCACACGCCCCTCCACTTCAGATGAAGATGCTGAGCAGCTGCCCCCAGACCCTGATGACTTTGAGCCCGAGGAGCCTGACAGCACAGGAGGCCATGCCTATTCAGACTGTCTGAGCAGTGCTTTTTATCCTCCCTAA